In a single window of the Cherax quadricarinatus isolate ZL_2023a unplaced genomic scaffold, ASM3850222v1 Contig4249, whole genome shotgun sequence genome:
- the LOC128700468 gene encoding uncharacterized protein gives MQIHILVDLLLLVAVIAAAPQDRISDDLQDEPILSAEDDFIYDRRKRQTAVSGGANVENLPHGIRKETANINLEHSINKHTFGAGIDYERHRIPGFSDPKNVGANIGYKFQPNKDTTFSINAGHSRGSGGRSNSFGLGFRHVF, from the exons ATGCAGATACACATCTTAGTTGACTTACTACTGTTAGTGGCCGTCATAGCTGCTGCCCCACAAGACCGCATCTCAGACGACCTGCAGGATGAGCCCATATTGTCAGCAGAAGATGATTTTATCTACGACCGACGTAAGCGACAGACTGCAGTATCCGGAGGAGCCAATGTTGAAAATCTTCCTCATGG CATCCGGAAGGAGACCGCAAACATCAACCTGGAacacagcatcaacaaacacacaTTCGGCGCTGGCATCGATTATGAACGTCACAGGATTCCTGG ATTTTCTGACCCAAAGAACGTGGGAGCtaacattggttacaagttccaACCTAACAAAGACACCACCTTCTCCATTAATGCTGGACacagtcgtggtagtggtggcag GTCCAACAGTTTTGGACTGGGCTTCCGTCATGTCTTCTGA